From a single Equus asinus isolate D_3611 breed Donkey chromosome 2, EquAss-T2T_v2, whole genome shotgun sequence genomic region:
- the LOC106833425 gene encoding olfactory receptor 11G2-like, producing MKISNNSSILTGFILLGFPCLREGQILLFVLFSVVYLLTLMGNGSIICAVRWDQRLHTPMYILLANFSFLEICYVTSTVPNMLANILSDTKIISFSGCFLQFYFFFSLGCTESFFLSIVALDRYLAICWPLHYPTRMTGRLCTNLVVSCWTLGFLWFLIPIIIISQMSFCRSRIIDHFLCDPGPLLALICKKAPMVELVFSTLNAVPVIILFLYIMGSYALVLRTVLKVPSAAGRRKAFSTCGSHLAVVSLFYGSVLVMYGSPTTEHKAGTQKIVTLFYSVVTPLLNPVIYSLRNKDMKKALQKFLRI from the coding sequence ATGAAAATCTCCAACAACTCCAGCATTCTCACTGGCTTCATCCTCCTGGGTTTCCCTTGCCTCAGGGAGGGGCagatcctcctctttgtgctctTCTCTGTTGTCTACCTCCTGACCCTCATGGGCAATGGTTCCATCATCTGTGCTGTGCGCTGGGATCAGAgactccacacccccatgtacatCCTGCTCGCCAACTTCTCCTTCCTGGAGATCTGCTACGTCACCTCCACTGTCCCCAACATGTTGGCcaacatcctctctgacactaaGATCATCTCCTTCTCTGGGTGCTTTCTCCAgttctactttttcttctccttgggtTGTACAGAATCTTTTTTCTTGTCTATTGTGGCATTAGATCGATACCTTGCCATCTGCTGGCCTCTCCATTACCCTACTCGTATGACTGGACGTCTCTGCACCAATCTTGTGGTCAGCTGCTGGACACTTGGTTTCCTCTGGTTCTTGATTCCTATCATCATCATCTCCCAGATGTCCTTCTGTCGATCCAGGATTATTGACCACTTCCTGTGTGACCCAGGTCCTCTTCTAGCACTCATTTGCAAAAAGGCTCCTATGGTAGAGCTTGTCTTCTCCACCTTAAATGCTGTGCCGGTCATCATTCTCTTTCTCTACATCATGGGGTCCTATGCTCTGGTCCTAAGAACTGTACTGAAAGTCCCTTCAGCAGCTGGGAGAAGAAAGGCTTTCTCTACCTGTGGGTCTCATCTGGCTGTGGTTTCACTGTTCTATGGCTCAGTGCTGGTCATGTATGGGAGCCCAACAACTGAGCATAAAGCTGGAACACAGAAGATTGTGACTCTGTTTTATTCTGTTGTGACCCCACTCCTCAACCCTGTGATATATAGTCTTAGGAACAAAGATATGAAAAAGGCCCTGCAGAAATTTCTGAGAATATAA